A window of Fragaria vesca subsp. vesca linkage group LG7, FraVesHawaii_1.0, whole genome shotgun sequence contains these coding sequences:
- the LOC101300675 gene encoding 2'-deoxymugineic-acid 2'-dioxygenase-like, which yields MGDDDESCSRSLPMGKTAAERGLPECYLNPTSHHASLTPEVANVPTIDFGKLKKGSDEEERATVIQEIRTACRQLGFFQIINHGIPQSVLDGALVVASEFFELPDSEKAKFMSKDVHKAVRYETSFKPWRVFLKHYAHPLENWIDSWPNNPPSYRETMGEYCREVMELSLEVTSAITESLGIGPTYLNKKMENGMQVIAVNGYPPCPRPEMTLGAPPHSDHSCFTIMLQSSAGLEIMDIGDGKWKLIPELETALQVHVGDHFEVLSNGLYKSVVHRATLNSERTRISVASFHSLGIDEKMKTAEELVSEEQPAKYRESSFRDFLNFLSGNDIAEGNTFLDSLKLA from the exons ATGGGAGATGATGACGAGAGCTGTTCGAGATCACTTCCGATGGGGAAGACTGCAGCAGAGAGGGGCTTGCCCGAGTGTTATTTGAACCCAACTTCACACCATGCCAGCTTAACTCCAGAAGTTGCCAATGTACCCACCATTGATTTTGGTAAGCTCAAGAAGGGTTCTGATGAAGAAGAACGAGCCACTGTAATCCAAGAAATTAGAACGGCATGTCGTCAACTTGGATTCTTTCAA ATTATCAACCATGGAATTCCGCAATCGGTGCTTGATGGGGCGCTGGTTGTGGCTTCGGAGTTTTTCGAGTTGCCTGATTCAGAGAAGGCAAAGTTCATGTCTAAAGATGTTCACAAAGCAGTGAGGTATGAAACAAGCTTCAAACCCTGGAGGGTCTTCCTCAAACATTATGCTCACCCCTTGGAAAATTGGATCGATTCTTGGCCAAACAATCCACCCAGCTACAG GGAAACCATGGGAGAGTACTGCAGAGAAGTAATGGAACTGAGCTTGGAAGTAACAAGTGCCATCACTGAGAGCCTAGGGATAGGTCCCACTTACTTAAACAAGAAAATGGAAAACGGAATGCAAGTGATTGCAGTCAATGGGTACCCACCGTGCCCCAGGCCAGAAATGACACTAGGGGCGCCGCCTCATTCGGACCACAGCTGCTTCACCATCATGCTTCAGAGCTCCGCTGGACTGGAAATCATGGACATTGGGGACGGAAAATGGAAACTAATTCCGGAACTTGAGACTGCTCTTCAAGTCCATGTGGGTGACCATTTTGAGGTACTAAGCAATGGGTTGTACAAGAGTGTTGTGCACAGGGCGACACTGAACAGTGAAAGGACCAGAATCTCAGTTGCTAGCTTCCACAGTTTGGGAATTGATGAGAAGATGAAGACTGCTGAGGAGCTTGTGAGTGAAGAACAGCCTGCCAAGTACAGAGAAAGTAGCTTCAGAGATTTTCTGAACTTTCTCTCAGGTAATGATATAGCAGAAGGAAACACCTTTCTCGACTCACTCAAACTAGCATAA
- the LOC101300962 gene encoding plastidial pyruvate kinase 2-like has product MAQVVAMRATIQSSILGSGSAQGRSSDKLKPPRFSSRVLVNHEKKSCSRKFRRMRSEIAAQQPLQAEVVPVSPEDSPKQFQQLQTIQQYGDTSVGVWSKPTVRRKTKIVCTIGPSTNTREMIWKLAEAGMNVARMNMSHGDHASHQKVIDLVKEYNEQHKDNVIAIMLDTKGPEVRSGDLPQPINLAPGQEFTFTIQRGVGTADCVSVNYDDFVNDVEVGDMLLVDGGMMSFLVKSKTADSVKCEVVDGGELKSRRHLNVRGKSATLASITEKDWEDIKFGVDNQVDFYAVSFVKDAQVVHELKNYLQSCNADIHVIVKIESADSIPNLHSIITASDGAMVARGDLGAELPVEEVPLLQEEIIRLCRSMGKAVIVATNMLESMIVHPTPTRAEVSDIAIAVREGADAVMLSGETANGKYPLKAVKVMHTVALRTEVTVVPGQMPTNLGKAFKNHMSEMFAYHATMMSNTLGTSLVVFTRTGFMAILLSHYRPSGTIFAFTNDKRIQQRLALYQGVCPIYMEFAEDAEKSFTNALTVLQKQGMVKAGEEVALVQSGRQPIWRLQSTHNIQVRKV; this is encoded by the exons ATGGCTCAGGTGGTAGCTATGCGGGCGACGATTCAGAGCTCGATCCTCGGGTCCGGATCCGCCCAGGGTCGGAGCTCCGATAAGCTCAAGCCGCCGCGTTTTTCTTCCAGAGTTCTTGTAAATCACGAGAAGAAAAGCTGCAGCCGGAAGTTTCGGAGGATGAGGTCCGAGATCGCCGCCCAGCAGCCGTTACAGGCCGAGGTGGTCCCGGTGTCGCCGGAGGATTCGCCCAAG CAATTCCAGCAGTTACAGACGATTCAGCAGTATGGTGATACTTCAGTGGGGGTGTGGTCAAAGCCTACGGTGAGGCGGAAGACCAAGATTGTGTGCACAATTGGTCCTTCCACCAACACTCGCGAGATGATCTGGAAGTTGGCTGAGGCGGGGATGAATGTTGCACGGATGAATATGTCGCACGGAGATCATGCGTCGCATCAGAAGGTTATCGACTTAGTTAAGGAGTATAATGAGCAACATAAAGACAATGTCATTGCAATCATGCTTGATACCAAG GGCCCTGAGGTTAGGAGTGGTGACCTGCCACAGCCAATTAATTTGGCTCCTGGGCAGGAATTTACTTTTACAATTCAGAGAGGGGTTGGAACAGCAGACTGTGTGAGTGTGAACTATGATGATTTTGTTAACGATGTAGAAGTGGGCGACATGCTTCTGGTTGATG GTGGTATGATGTCATTTTTGGTGAAGTCCAAGACAGCAGACTCAGTGAAATGTGAAGTTGTTGATGGAGGGGAACTTAAGTCTCGGCGGCATTTAAATGTGCGAGGGAAAAGTGCAACATTGGCTTCCATCACTG AGAAAGATTGGGAAGATATCAAATTTGGAGTGGACAATCAAGTTGACTTCTATGCAGTTTCGTTTGTTAAAGATGCTCAAGTTGTTCACGAATTGAAGAATTATCTGCAAA GCTGTAACGCGGATATACATGTTATTGTAAAAATTGAAAGTGCAGACTCAATCCCAAACTTGCATTCGATTATCACAGCATCTGATGGG GCCATGGTTGCAAGAGGAGATCTTGGTGCAGAACTCCCTGTTGAAGAGGTCCCACTTCTGCAG GAAGAGATAATCAGGCTATGCCGTAGCATGGGGAAGGCTGTTATTGTTGCAACAAATATGCTCGAGAGCATGATCGTTCACCCAACCCCAACCAGAGCTGAGGTATCAGACATTGCCATTGCTGTCCGAGAGGGTGCTGATGCAGTTATGCTTTCAGGAGAAACTGCTAATGGAAA GTATCCACTGAAAGCCGTGAAAGTTATGCACACTGTTGCTCTGCGAACAGAAGTAACTGTTGTACCTGGCCAAATGCCAACCAATCTTGGGAAAGCTTTTAAG AATCATATGAGCGAAATGTTTGCTTACCATGCAACCATGATGTCCAATACTCTTGGAACCTCACTAGTCGTGTTCACTAGAACTGGTTTCATGGCTATTCTATTGAGCCATTATCGTCCTTCAGGGACAATATTTGCTTTTACAAATGA TAAGAGGATACAACAGAGACTGGCTCTGTATCAAGGTGTATGTCCCATATACATGGAGTTCGCAGAAGATGCTGAAAAGAGCTTCACTAATGCGTTGACCGTGCTGCAG AAGCAAGGAATGGTAAAGGCAGGAGAAGAGGTTGCACTCGTTCAGAGTGGCAGACAGCCCATTTGGCGGCTCCAGTCCACTCACAATATCCAAGTGCGCAAAGTCTAG
- the LOC101301249 gene encoding protein TRANSPARENT TESTA 12-like, translated as MPGNTNSCALAEAEAPLLAAYSASDDVGLKHERHDELIDEDDDQRLGRRVWIESKKLWHIVGPAIFSRVASYSMLVITQAFAGHLGELELAAISIANNVIVGFDFGLLLGMASALETLCGQAYGAKKYYMLGVYMQRSWIVLFLCSILLLPLYLFASPFLKVLGQPTDVAELCGIVSMTMIPIHFSFSFQFPLQRFLQSQLKTGVIAWVSLVALIFHIFVSWFFVYRLELGVIGTAVTLSLSWWVLAFGLFFYTICGGCPLTWSGFSIEAFSGLWEFIKLSAASGVMLCLENWYYRILILMTGNLQNAKIAVDALSICMTINGWELMIPLAFFAATGVRVANELGAGNGKAAKFATKVAVVTSVIIGLFFWVLIMMFHTEIGYIFTNSIPVITEVNKLSLLLAFTILLNSVQPILSGVAVGSGWQSYVAYINLGCYYLIGVPLGFLMGWGFHQGVMGIWAGMIFGGTAVQTLILAIITIRCDWEKEAEKASMHVLKWADKQ; from the exons ATGCCCGGTAATACAAACAGTTGTGCGTTAGCGGAAGCAGAGGCTCCGTTGTTGGCGGCGTACTCAGCTTCAGACGACGTCGGTTTAAAACACGAACGTCACGATGAGCTCATTGATGAAGATGACGATCAACGTCTTGGAAGGAGAGTCTGGATTGAATCAAAGAAGCTTTGGCACATAGTCGGTCCGGCTATCTTTAGCCGTGTCGCCTCCTATTCCATGCTGGTCATCACCCAAGCTTTCGCCGGCCACCTCGGCGAACTAGAGCTCGCCGCAATCTCCATCGCCAATAATGTCATCGTCGGTTTCGATTTCGGCCTCTTG TTAGGAATGGCGAGTGCTTTGGAAACACTATGTGGGCAAGCTTATGGTGCCAAGAAGTACTATATGCTTGGAGTGTACATGCAACGCTCATGGATAGTTCTCTTCTTGTGTTCTATTCTCCTCCTGCCGCTCTACCTCTTCGCCTCGCCGTTCCTAAAGGTTTTAGGTCAGCCAACAGACGTGGCCGAGCTCTGTGGGATTGTGTCCATGACCATGATACCGATTCACTTCAGCTTCAGCTTTCAGTTCCCGCTTCAGAGGTTTCTACAGAGCCAGCTGAAGACTGGTGTGATTGCTTGGGTGTCTCTGGTGGCTCTGATTTTCCATATCTTTGTGAGTTGGTTCTTTGTGTACAGGCTTGAGCTTGGAGTGATCGGAACCGCCGTTACGTTGAGCCTTTCGTGGTGGGTGTTAGCTTTCGGGCTTTTCTTTTACACTATTTGCGGTGGCTGTCCTTTAACTTGGAGTGGATTCTCCATTGAAGCGTTTTCTGGTCTTTGGGAGTTCATCAAACTCTCTGCTGCTTCTGGAGTTATGCTCTG CCTGGAGAATTGGTATTATAGAATACTAATACTGATGACAGGAAATCTGCAAAATGCAAAGATTGCTGTGGATGCTTTGTCTATATG CATGACCATAAACGGCTGGGAGCTGATGATTCCTCTGGCTTTCTTCGCTGCAACTGG AGTGAGGGTTGCAAATGAGCTTGGAGCTGGGAATGGGAAGGCAGCCAAGTTTGCAACTAAAGTAGCAGTTGTGACCTCTGTTATAATTGGCCTCTTCTTCTGGGTTTTGATTATGATGTTCCACACTGAGATCGGCTATATATTTACCAACAGTATACCTGTCATCACTGAAGTAAACAAACTCTCCCTCCTCTTGGCATTCACAATTCTTCTCAACAGTGTCCAGCCTATTCTCTCTG GAGTGGCTGTGGGATCTGGGTGGCAATCATATGTGGCATACATAAACTTGGGTTGCTATTATCTAATTGGAGTGCCATTAGGGTTTCTCATGGGATGGGGTTTCCATCAAGGAGTTATG GGAATTTGGGCTGGAATGATTTTTGGAGGGACAGCAGTCCAAACCTTGATACTGGCCATCATTACCATTAGATGTGACTGGGAAAAAGAG GCAGAGAAGGCAAGCATGCATGTACTGAAGTGGGCAGACAAACAATAG